The Hemicordylus capensis ecotype Gifberg chromosome 6, rHemCap1.1.pri, whole genome shotgun sequence genome window below encodes:
- the LOC128331271 gene encoding olfactory receptor 10A7-like, with translation MTHAAKESVTEGCARESYVMHTPKENILQNNTTPAEFILLGLSEDPNLQSVFFFTFLAIYIMTLAGNLLIILLTLADPALHTPMYFFLRNLSFLEICYTSVNVPKMLGNLLSGRKSISFISCALQTYFTFFLGGSECFLLASMSYDRYVAICKPLRYHILMSQRVCTSLAVASWLSGLLMSFGHTSMVFTLPFCGSNVINHFFCDIPPLLKLACGDTSKREIAVFAVAMIFVTCPFILILMSYAGIIAVILRISSSEGRKKTFSTCSSHLIVVTLFFGSACITYLKPNSTYSADTDKYLSLFYTVISPILNPVIYSFRNKEVKDALWKLLTKLLLCRF, from the exons ATGACACATGCTGCTAAGGAGTCAGTGACAGAAGGTTGTGCACGAGAATCCTATGT gATGCATACGCCAAAAGAGAATATTTTGCAAAACAACACTACACCTGCTGAGTTCATCCTGCTGGGTCTGTCTGAGGACCCCAACCTGCAAAGTGTTTTCTTTTTCACTTTTCTGGCAATCTATATCATGACCCTGGCAGGAAACCTTCTCATCATTCTCCTTACATTGGCTGACCCTGCCCTTCACACACCCATGTATTTCTTCCTGAGAAACCtgtcctttttggagatctgctaCACATCAGTCAATGTCCCCAAGATGCTGGGAAACCTTCTCTCGGGGCGGAAATCCATCTCCTTCATCAGTTGTGCCCTGCAGACCTATTTTACTTTCTTCCTTGGTGGGTCAGAGTGCTTCCTCTTGGCTTCCATGTCTTATGATCGATACGTTGCCATTTGCAAACCTTTGCGCTACCATATCCTGATGAGCCAGAGAGTCTGTACTAGTCTAGCTGTGGCATCTTGGTTAAGTGGGTTGTTGATGTCCTTTGGTCACACCAGCATGGTTTTTACTTTGCCCTTTTGTGGGTCCAATGTGATCAACCACTTCTTCTGTGACATCCCCCCTTTACTGAAATTGGCTTGTGGAGACACCTCTAAGAGGGAAATTGCAGTCTTTGCTGTGGCCATGATATTTGTGACTTGTCCATTTATCCTGATCTTGATGTCTTATGCTGGAATCATTGCCGTCATTTTGAGGATCTCATCTTCTGAAGGCCGGAAGAAGACCTTCTCCACCTGTTCTTCACACCTCATTGTAGTAACGTTATTCTTTGGTTCTGCTTGCATTACCTACTTGAAGCCTAATTCCACTTATTCAGCAGATACTGACAAATATCTTTCACTCTTCTACACTGTGATTAGTCCCATTTTGAATCCTGTCATATACAGCTTTCGCAATAAAGAGGTGAAAGATGCCCTTTGGAAA CTTCTCACAAAGCTTCTACTCTGCCGGTTTTAG